DNA from Ictalurus punctatus breed USDA103 chromosome 7, Coco_2.0, whole genome shotgun sequence:
CAATAAAAGCTTTTTCTTCTGGAGTCCCTGAGCAAAGTAGTGGAGTaagtgtttttgtctttttggcCATGCATATGTAAGTTGTTCTGTGTGGCACGAATAAATGCAGAGTCTGTAGAAGAGTGTATCTTCTGTTGTTCATAGGCTCTAAGTGTTCATTCGTCTGGCACAAACTGGACAGTTGCTCCTGTAACTGGTAATGATATGGGAGTGAAGAGGGCTGAGATTCGGCAGGGCGTTAGAGAGGTGGTGATCTGTAAAGACATGGATGGCAAGATCGGTCTCCGCCTCAAAGGCATAGACAATGTAAGATGAAACTGTAAAATATGCCCTCACACAACACACTCAGACTTCGCTATATTCCTGCTGACAAATGCAATTCCagaagcttttattttattatcataaGCAGTTATCTAACCAAAAGCAGAGAACTTAATGTTCATACTACTATGCTTACTACTATAATAATTAACATATACTAGCAAATATTAACTAATATTAACAATAATGCTTTCTGTAAAACAAAACCAGAACAATTctcattaaagtgcacctattatggttttgaaatgtgcctaattttgttttaaaggtttcatacgatagatttacatgcatccagggtcaaaaaacattttaatgtgctCATGATTTATACTGCAGCATTaacccccagtgtcacaaaggACTCGTTAAATTAttcattctaaaggattcattctaaactcctcctttcagagagcatactctgctctgattggtcagattgcccagtctgttgtgattggtctacctttgtcagcgagcagccaatgGAGACCAGAgccggggctttttgttacaaacctacgtagggttgtgcaggaagtgagtctggaatcactaacgactcgtttcagctattcagaatcggttccttcttttgggagtcaaaaACTCTTTTTGTCATGCGCTTTgatttacattcacaaacagctatataacacaccacatgaaaggtaatatttgaaagaccataataggtgcactttaagtagTGTAATTCAATAGTAAATACAATCACTAAGAAAAACATCATGAGTTTAGAGTTTCATTTTGTTATCTTGTTGGGCTGGGGTGGCTGATAGTGTTGCTAGTCAAGCTGATAGCCTCCTTTCTCTGcattttctataataacaaAATCAGAGTGTACACTGAACAGTTTAGCTCTATGATAGTTCCCTCCATGGTGATGAgttactaataaaaaaaaattgttccaCAACAAAAACTACAAAAGTAAAACTTTAGGAACTGCACAgctgtaaaatattcattttatctTCAGGTGCAATTTCAGACCATAGTAAAAAAGTGAGCctttatataaatacacacactcacatttcacTTTATCAGgaacaactgtacacctgttcatttatgcatttatcCAAACAgcatcatgtggcagcagcgcaatgcaaaagtcatgcagatacaggtcaagcggttcagttaatgttcacatcaaacatcagattgGGGAAAGAATGTGATCCctgtgactttgattgtggcatggtAGTTGGTGTAAGAAGTATTCTggtgtatttcagaaactgctgatctcctggtatTTTCATgtctttagagtttacacagaatggtgcatgagactgagtgagtgacagttctatGGGAGGAAGCGCTTTgatgataagagaggtcagagaaaaatgaccagactggtctgagctgccaggaaggatttAGTAACgtaaataatcactctttacaatcgtggtgagcagaaaagcatctcggcatgcacaacacatcaaaccttgaggtggatgagctacaacagcagaagatcacatcaggttcctctcctatcagccaagaacatgaatctgaggctatcatgggcacagactcgcccaaactggacagctgaagattagaaaaaaaatcacctgatCTCATCAACCAGGTGAGTGAGtctgcttatttgagttactgtagacttcctgtcagctcaaactagtccggtcattctcctctgatctctctcatcaacaaggtgtttcagcctgcagaccctctgctcacaggatgttttttttgtttttcacaccattctgtgtaaactctgtgtagactcatgtgtgtgaaaatcccaggagatcagcagttcctgatattcaaaccagcccatgtGGCACCAATaatcatgccacggttaaagtcacggAGATCACATCTTGTCCCCATTCTGAGGTTTGATTTGAaagttaactgaagctcttgacttgtagcggcatgattttttttgtttgctttgtgctgctggcacatgattggctgattagataactgcatgaatgtgcagttcctaataaagtggatgtaCCTCTTGATTGTAATTGCAATATGATTGTAATATTACTGGTCACAGCgaattttatatattatctAAATATTATCCATAATTTAGAAACGGAAAAAAAGAGTTTTTGTCTAAATTACTGCATGTTATTTTTTGTGTGCTGAGACTATTGTGATGtctgttattcaggggttattTGTACAGCTAGTACAAGTGAACACTGCGGCAGCATTAGGAGGGCTTCGCTTTGGTGATCAGATTCTGCAGATCAACGGAGAGTCCTGTGCTGGATGGAGCAGTGACCGTGCACACAAGGTTCTGAAGAATGCCAGTCCTGAGAGAATAACGTTAGCAGTACGAGACAGGTACATACACGATGCTTATCTTAAGGACGTAAACTGGTAGTTGGTGTATCCGGTAGTCACGAACATACAACacacaatatattttatttataagaaCGAGACTGCCTCAGCTGAATTATTGATAATGCTACCAGGAACAGGATAGTTTAACATCCACACAATGATGCAGCTATAGTAAGCAAGTCTAAAAGCAGGTAACTATGTATATtggtaatctttttttttttttttttttaaccagttgATCCACAATCTTTTTTAATTCCAGACCTCCAAATACAATatcaagggaaaaaaagagcttCACACTGCATGTGCAAACAAATTAGCAAAGTAACAGCTAATACTTAATCTCTGTTTCATTACGGAGTTCAGTAATTTTCATCAACGTTCATAGATGACTCAAAGGTGGGTATGAATGACATGAGAAGTGGGATAGATATACCAGGATGAATTTTCATTTTCTTAGTTGGAAAATATTTACCCATGGTGGCAAGCACAAAAGCACAATTATATTTTCCAGTGTCAGCTATTgctgtagtaaaaaaaataaaataataaaaataaaaaaaataaaaattgtatagTCTGTAATTCATCCATGCCATTTTATAAAAGTGTAGTATGCCATAGATAATCACATGTTGTAATGAGCTCATTGTATTCATGTTCCAAAGTTTCTATGTCATTTGtaatgaatgttttattttttttgcattaataaCATCACTACAGGTGGGTGACACATTTCAGGAAAAATGGGTGGTTTGGTTTGGGAAAGGATCACttcaaatcaatacaaagttacgctgactgatcacctttatcatATGATCAAATGTTTCTATCCTGAATGGAGTactctcttccaggatgacacTGCCTCCATCCACAGGGCATAAgagctcactgaatggtttgatgaggatgaaaatttTGTAAATCATATATGATGGTCTTCACAGTCACCAGCTCTCAACCTAATTGAATACCTATGAGGCCGACGTCTTAGATAGCGCTCTCTACCACCATCATCAGTACCAACtgagggaattttttttttttttggaagaacgGTGTTCATCACTCCaatacagttccagagacttttAAAGTCTATGCCAAAGAGCACTGAAGTGGTCCAACACCTTATTAAAACACTTTTATCTTGTCAGATTGCACCTCCTCATAGGCAAGTTTAGTTCACTAGCTTTCCCATACCTCCAAGGACTCCATGGATTTGTTGAACTTCACTTGAGCTGCTAAAACACCAGTGTTCATTCTTATCCACAGGAACTTGGTTAGAATTAAAACCTGCAGCTACTCTGGCCTTTTGTGGATTAGATTGAACATCCTGGTTCTACACTAATGGAACAGGATGTAAGATGGCAAATGGGATTCCACTAATGAGTGCAAGTCAGCAAGGTCATGTTAAAAATGGTATTGAAATGAGgctttagtgtttttttgtgtcGTTCTGCAGGCCACTGGAGCGTGCTGTCACTCTGCATAAGGACATGAGTGGGCAGCTTGGCTTCCTCTTTAAGAAAGGCAGAATCACGTCCATAATGAAGGACAGCTCTGCAGCTCGTAATGGACTGCTCACTGACCACCAAATCTGTGAAATCAATGGACAGAATGTGATTGGACTGAAggtgattctctctctctctctctctctctctctctctctattttccctttctctttctgtgtctttctctctgatcATATCCAAACTTAAACTTGCCGGATGAGTCTTTTGCCTACATTTTAACAGCCTTCATTTGTGGTTTTGCATGCATGGTTAATTCACAAATCCAGTTCATGAATGTGGGGGAGTTTTAAATGTGATACCATTATAAGAGTTATTAAAGTATATAGGTCTTCCAAATGGTGGAATTATATTTAGTGTCTCTTCTGAGAATTTCCAGAGTTCCtgttacagcatacagagaACTCTCAGATACACACATcaaatgtgttttcttttttttctttctggaaaCGTAATAAAGTcacaaatattaaaacattttgatcATACTCCTGAAATACAAATAGACTAAACAATTAATGCCTCCGcttctttcctttactttcttcTGTTTGTCAGGACTCTCAAGTGTCAGACATCCTCAACACTAGTGGCAATGTTGTGACTGTAACTGTGATGCCA
Protein-coding regions in this window:
- the sdcbp gene encoding syntenin-1; amino-acid sequence: MSLYPSLEDLKVDKFIQAQNTPTASPSKAPPLALSDSAYYQSSPAHSGSNVEEIGTDASGSLYPQLSEFMGLNLSIEAIKAFSSGVPEQSSGALSVHSSGTNWTVAPVTGNDMGVKRAEIRQGVREVVICKDMDGKIGLRLKGIDNGLFVQLVQVNTAAALGGLRFGDQILQINGESCAGWSSDRAHKVLKNASPERITLAVRDRPLERAVTLHKDMSGQLGFLFKKGRITSIMKDSSAARNGLLTDHQICEINGQNVIGLKDSQVSDILNTSGNVVTVTVMPVIIFEHMMKRMCNSIVKSLMDHSIPEV